One Methylomarinovum tepidoasis DNA window includes the following coding sequences:
- a CDS encoding rhodanese-like domain-containing protein, with protein sequence MFKRLLFLLFLLSGLAQAAGDARLAQNITALEAYDRLMSGAGSVYLLDVRSPEEYQLVGHPPMAYNIPFVFLRGGPHRNSHFVEDVAARFKKTDTLLVICRSGGRSAPAADALVRAGFKHVYNVRDGFEGAAFTGRTPKEKTLLRKYSPFYGRRGRVEGWQYDGLPYTYELKDELLYRPYDAAKHR encoded by the coding sequence ATGTTCAAACGCTTGCTTTTTCTGTTGTTTCTGCTTTCCGGCCTGGCCCAGGCGGCCGGGGACGCGCGCCTAGCGCAAAACATCACCGCCCTCGAGGCTTACGACAGGCTGATGAGCGGGGCCGGTTCGGTCTATCTTCTCGATGTGCGCAGTCCGGAGGAGTACCAGTTGGTGGGCCATCCGCCCATGGCCTACAACATCCCCTTCGTCTTCCTGCGCGGAGGGCCCCATCGTAACTCCCATTTCGTCGAGGACGTGGCCGCTCGCTTCAAAAAAACCGACACCCTGCTCGTGATTTGCCGCAGTGGCGGACGCAGCGCCCCGGCGGCCGATGCCTTGGTGCGGGCCGGTTTCAAACACGTCTACAACGTCCGCGACGGTTTCGAGGGCGCTGCCTTTACCGGCCGCACCCCGAAGGAGAAAACTTTGCTGCGGAAATACAGTCCCTTCTATGGCCGTCGGGGACGGGTGGAAGGCTGGCAGTACGATGGCCTTCCGTACACCTACGAATTGAAGGATGAACTGCTTTACCGCCCTTACGACGCCGCCAAACACCGCTGA
- a CDS encoding AAA family ATPase has translation MTLPPLIRALLNPAVYPHPTENLRYRETHISWVILTGPYAYKLKKPVDFGFLDFSTLEKRRFYCHEELRLNRRLAPQLYLAVVTVTGTPQAPRLDGDGEPLEYAVKMRQFADRDLLSRMAEEGRLRESHLETLAARIARFHESVARASAGDPYGEPQTIQSAALQNFQSIDARALDPARATRLDALRRWTEAAFERLASCMARRKRDGWVRECHGDLHLGNIVLWQGEPLPFDCIEFNPQLRWIDVISEIAFTVMDLAARGRRPLGFLFLNDWLSLTGDYDGVRLLRYYLIYRAMVRAKIAWLSARQHPKDRRSLDECARYLDLAEDFRQSRRPLLLVTHGFSGSGKSYASRRLATRLGAIHLRSDVERKRLAGLPAGARTDAGLERGIYEADFTRRTYAKLLRDAETILAAGWPVIVDATFLRREYRRWFQALAERLHVPWRLLDFQADETVLRARIEQRLRQRRDPSEADLQVLAYQQQHHQPLNAEERARAVPIDTNRGFDVEAVLQYLNSRGSS, from the coding sequence ATGACGCTGCCGCCGCTGATCCGGGCGCTGCTGAATCCGGCGGTCTATCCCCATCCGACGGAGAATCTCCGTTACCGGGAAACCCACATCTCCTGGGTCATCCTCACCGGCCCCTACGCCTACAAACTCAAAAAGCCGGTGGACTTTGGCTTTCTCGACTTTTCCACCCTGGAGAAGCGCCGCTTCTACTGCCACGAGGAACTGCGTCTCAACCGCCGCCTGGCGCCGCAGTTGTATCTGGCCGTGGTGACGGTCACCGGCACTCCGCAAGCCCCCCGTCTGGACGGGGACGGTGAGCCCCTGGAATACGCGGTGAAGATGCGCCAGTTCGCCGACCGCGATCTGCTCAGCCGCATGGCCGAAGAAGGCCGGCTGCGGGAAAGCCATCTCGAAACCCTGGCCGCACGCATCGCCCGCTTTCACGAAAGCGTCGCCCGGGCGAGCGCCGGCGACCCCTACGGCGAACCGCAGACGATCCAAAGCGCCGCCCTGCAAAACTTCCAGAGCATCGACGCCAGGGCCCTGGATCCCGCCCGCGCCACCCGGCTGGACGCGCTGCGCCGCTGGACCGAAGCCGCGTTCGAACGGCTGGCCTCCTGCATGGCCCGGCGCAAGCGCGACGGCTGGGTGCGCGAATGCCACGGCGATCTCCACCTGGGAAACATCGTCCTCTGGCAGGGAGAGCCGCTGCCGTTCGACTGCATCGAATTCAATCCCCAGCTGCGCTGGATCGACGTCATCAGCGAGATCGCCTTCACGGTGATGGACCTGGCCGCCCGCGGCCGCCGCCCCCTGGGCTTCCTGTTCCTCAACGACTGGCTCAGCCTTACCGGGGACTACGACGGAGTGCGCCTGCTGCGCTACTACCTGATCTACCGGGCTATGGTGCGGGCCAAGATCGCCTGGCTGAGCGCACGCCAGCACCCCAAGGACCGACGGTCCCTGGACGAATGCGCCCGTTACCTGGATCTGGCCGAGGACTTCCGCCAGTCCCGGCGCCCGCTGCTGCTCGTCACCCACGGTTTTTCCGGCAGCGGCAAGTCCTACGCCAGCCGACGGCTAGCAACCCGTCTGGGGGCGATCCACCTGCGCTCGGACGTGGAACGCAAGCGCCTGGCGGGACTCCCAGCCGGGGCCCGTACCGATGCCGGGCTGGAGCGCGGCATTTACGAGGCCGATTTCACCCGCCGCACGTATGCCAAGCTGTTGCGCGACGCGGAGACGATTCTGGCGGCCGGCTGGCCGGTGATCGTGGATGCCACGTTCCTGAGGCGGGAATACCGCCGGTGGTTTCAGGCGCTGGCCGAACGCCTGCACGTTCCCTGGCGCCTGCTCGACTTCCAGGCCGACGAAACCGTGCTGCGGGCCCGGATCGAACAGCGGCTGCGGCAGCGCCGCGATCCCTCGGAGGCCGACCTTCAGGTGCTGGCCTACCAGCAGCAGCACCACCAGCCCCTGAACGCGGAAGAGCGCGCCAGGGCCGTCCCCATCGACACCAACCGAGGCTTCGACGTGGAAGCCGTGCTTCAGTACTTGAATTCCCGCGGGTCGAGCTGA
- a CDS encoding sensor histidine kinase, translating into MKRLCFPSLSILLLVSFILVLAPLILALGSALYSLEQLTGESQRMVYQAVSLTQASRMLLEHLTAMERSAKQALILEDVALFERYRNLRQTFVSELQSLAKMATGEPELRRLLHRLEGDEFDLYAQLSDPELDHRTKLAVADQFGQLRRLAERIWELSIQLVGHCLQRLEERSRQARRQTMRHLVILLPVVLGLVAVFIYLITRPMRQLDAAIRKLGDRDFDQPIVVQGSRDLESLGQRLDWLRLRLRMLEAEKRRFMRNVSHELKTPLANVHEGAELLADRVVGDLNTEQEEIVRIIGVNAGRLYRMIEDLIRYGQLQNTEIVQKPQQVDLRRLVEDVLEDYQVRLKGNEIQVRKQLQACQLFGFAEQLRLMIDNLLSNAVKYSPRGGQIELMLQRCKENVIFEIRDQGPGIPPEERERVFDALYQGRLGKRMGIEGTGLGLSIVNECAMIHRGRVEIVDVKGWGACLRVTLPVDGVRI; encoded by the coding sequence TTGAAGCGCCTGTGTTTTCCCTCCCTCTCCATATTGTTGCTGGTCAGCTTCATTCTGGTGCTGGCGCCTTTGATCCTGGCCCTGGGTTCGGCGCTCTACTCCCTGGAACAGCTGACCGGCGAGAGTCAGAGGATGGTCTATCAGGCAGTCAGCCTGACTCAGGCGAGCCGCATGTTGCTGGAACACCTGACTGCCATGGAGCGCAGCGCCAAGCAGGCGTTGATCCTGGAGGATGTGGCTCTGTTCGAGCGCTACCGGAACCTGCGCCAGACTTTCGTCAGCGAACTGCAAAGCCTGGCGAAGATGGCCACGGGGGAGCCGGAACTGCGCCGCCTGCTGCACCGTCTGGAAGGTGACGAATTCGACCTGTACGCCCAGCTGAGCGACCCCGAACTCGACCACCGGACCAAGCTGGCGGTCGCCGATCAGTTTGGGCAACTGCGCCGGCTGGCCGAGCGCATCTGGGAACTCAGCATTCAGCTGGTGGGGCATTGTCTCCAGAGATTGGAGGAGCGCTCACGCCAGGCGCGCCGGCAGACCATGCGCCATCTCGTCATCCTGTTGCCAGTCGTCCTGGGACTGGTCGCTGTGTTCATCTATCTCATCACCCGGCCGATGAGGCAGCTGGATGCGGCCATCCGCAAACTGGGGGACCGTGACTTCGATCAGCCGATCGTGGTGCAGGGTTCCCGGGACCTGGAGTCCCTCGGTCAGCGCCTGGACTGGCTGCGCCTCCGCCTGCGCATGCTGGAGGCGGAGAAACGCCGCTTCATGCGCAACGTTTCCCACGAATTGAAGACCCCGCTGGCCAATGTTCATGAAGGGGCGGAATTGTTGGCCGACCGGGTGGTCGGAGACTTGAACACCGAACAGGAAGAGATCGTTCGCATCATCGGTGTCAATGCCGGCCGTCTGTATCGGATGATCGAGGATCTGATCCGTTACGGCCAGTTGCAGAATACCGAAATCGTGCAGAAACCGCAGCAGGTGGATCTGCGTCGTCTGGTCGAGGACGTGCTCGAGGATTACCAGGTCCGTCTCAAGGGCAACGAGATTCAGGTGCGCAAGCAACTTCAGGCCTGTCAGCTGTTCGGGTTCGCGGAGCAGCTGCGCTTGATGATCGACAATCTGTTGTCCAACGCGGTCAAATATTCTCCCCGGGGTGGGCAGATCGAGCTGATGCTGCAGCGGTGCAAGGAAAACGTGATCTTCGAAATCCGCGACCAGGGGCCTGGGATTCCGCCCGAGGAACGCGAACGGGTCTTCGATGCCCTGTACCAGGGCCGTTTGGGGAAGCGGATGGGGATCGAAGGGACAGGACTGGGTCTGTCGATCGTCAACGAATGTGCGATGATTCACCGTGGCAGGGTTGAAATCGTCGATGTGAAAGGGTGGGGTGCCTGTTTGCGGGTGACGCTGCCGGTGGATGGAGTTCGCATTTGA
- the rnd gene encoding ribonuclease D: MTTLSKAPVRYVDTPVQLRQLCEQLEDSPFFALDTEFLRESTYHPQFCLLQIAAAEQVACIDPIRLPDLDPLWQLLYESDATKVFHAGFQDLEIFHHLHGRLPAPVFDTQLAAPLLGYGDQIGYAQLVEELLGVTLGKGHSRTDWRRRPLSPQQIDYAADDVRYLVPLYLELRRRLEESGRLDWLSEDFERLTRPETYRNPPQDAWRRIKGARRLKGRQLAALKRLAAWREETARRENLPRGWVVKDDLLCHIARLQPQNPQQLKQLRGLSDKAITRYGQAICAQVAAARNDAPEKAPPRPPARTPRQEALLDLLSAVVRLRAEAQNLHPNALASRKDLEKFLADPAGSRLCQGWRRRLIGDDLVAFLEGRRHLRVVGGEPVLDEAAA, from the coding sequence ATGACCACCCTATCCAAAGCCCCGGTACGCTACGTCGACACCCCCGTGCAACTGCGCCAGCTCTGCGAGCAACTCGAAGACAGCCCTTTTTTCGCCCTCGACACCGAGTTCCTGCGCGAATCCACCTATCACCCGCAATTCTGCCTGCTGCAGATCGCCGCCGCCGAACAGGTGGCTTGCATCGACCCCATCCGCCTGCCCGATCTCGACCCGCTCTGGCAACTGCTGTACGAATCGGATGCCACCAAGGTCTTCCACGCCGGCTTCCAGGACCTGGAAATCTTCCATCACCTGCACGGCCGCCTGCCCGCACCCGTCTTCGACACCCAGCTGGCCGCCCCGTTGCTGGGCTACGGCGACCAGATCGGCTACGCCCAACTGGTGGAGGAGTTGCTGGGGGTGACCCTGGGGAAAGGCCACAGCCGCACCGACTGGCGGCGCCGCCCTTTGAGTCCGCAGCAGATCGACTACGCCGCCGACGACGTCCGCTATCTGGTCCCCCTGTATCTGGAACTGCGCCGCCGCCTGGAGGAAAGCGGCCGGCTCGACTGGCTGAGCGAGGATTTCGAGCGCCTGACCCGGCCGGAAACCTACCGCAACCCGCCGCAGGATGCCTGGCGCCGCATCAAGGGTGCCCGCCGCCTCAAGGGACGGCAACTGGCGGCCCTCAAACGCCTGGCGGCCTGGCGCGAGGAAACCGCCCGGCGGGAGAACCTCCCCCGCGGCTGGGTGGTCAAGGACGACCTTTTGTGCCACATCGCCCGCCTGCAGCCGCAAAATCCCCAGCAGCTAAAGCAGCTGCGCGGCCTCAGCGACAAGGCCATCACCCGCTACGGGCAGGCCATCTGCGCCCAGGTCGCCGCCGCCCGCAACGATGCACCGGAAAAGGCCCCGCCCCGGCCGCCCGCCCGCACCCCCCGGCAGGAAGCTCTGCTCGACCTGCTCAGTGCCGTGGTGCGGCTTCGGGCCGAAGCCCAGAATCTCCATCCCAACGCTCTGGCCAGCCGCAAGGACCTGGAGAAATTCCTCGCCGACCCGGCCGGCTCGCGTCTGTGCCAGGGCTGGCGCCGGCGGCTGATCGGCGACGATCTGGTCGCGTTTCTGGAGGGCCGGCGGCATCTGCGGGTGGTCGGCGGCGAGCCGGTGCTGGACGAGGCCGCCGCATGA
- a CDS encoding sigma 54-interacting transcriptional regulator, with translation MDQDIRKRILVVDDDESFLRLLTMRLSAAGFTVKSVGSGEQALDELLRFRPHVVVTDLMMDGMDGMALFDEIHHRCPTLPIIILTAHGTINDAVDATKKGVFGFLTKPVDNKALVCQVTQALEICQGVEPEPEDEAEDWRRRIVTQSPVMEDLLNQVAKVARSRASVYIHGESGTGKELLARAIHQASPRREGPFIAVNCSAIPEHLFESELFGHKRGAFTGATQDHPGLFQAADGGTLFLDEIGDMPKMFQVKLLRALQEMAVRPVGSIRTVAVDVRVVSASHVDLTAAVEAGDFREDLYYRLNVVTLKVPPLRERPEDIPLLLDHFLKQVAEAYGSKVKGFSPEALEYLVRYEWPGNVRQLHNLVEQCVALTNTPLIPLSLVQRALSGEAGETTLPPLKEAKRRFEREYLVRLLQITRGNVTHAAQLAKRNRTEFYRLLNRHQLDPREFKY, from the coding sequence ATGGATCAGGACATTCGCAAACGCATCCTGGTGGTCGACGACGATGAGAGCTTCCTACGGCTGCTGACCATGCGCCTGAGCGCGGCGGGTTTTACCGTCAAGTCAGTCGGCAGCGGGGAGCAGGCCCTTGACGAGCTGCTGCGGTTCCGGCCCCATGTTGTGGTCACGGACCTGATGATGGATGGGATGGACGGGATGGCGCTGTTCGACGAGATCCACCACCGTTGTCCCACCCTGCCCATCATCATCCTCACCGCCCATGGCACGATCAACGACGCCGTGGACGCCACCAAGAAAGGCGTGTTCGGTTTCTTGACCAAGCCGGTGGACAACAAGGCGCTGGTATGCCAGGTCACCCAGGCGTTGGAAATCTGCCAGGGCGTCGAGCCGGAACCGGAGGATGAAGCCGAGGACTGGCGCCGCCGCATCGTCACCCAGAGTCCGGTCATGGAAGACCTCCTCAACCAGGTGGCCAAGGTCGCCCGCAGCCGCGCCAGCGTCTACATCCATGGAGAAAGCGGAACCGGCAAGGAGCTGCTGGCCCGGGCCATCCACCAGGCCAGCCCTCGGCGTGAGGGCCCTTTCATCGCGGTCAACTGCAGCGCCATTCCCGAACATCTGTTCGAATCGGAACTCTTCGGCCACAAGCGGGGGGCGTTCACCGGCGCGACCCAGGACCATCCCGGCCTGTTTCAGGCCGCCGACGGCGGAACCCTGTTCCTCGACGAAATCGGCGACATGCCGAAGATGTTCCAGGTGAAACTGCTGCGGGCGCTGCAGGAAATGGCCGTCCGCCCGGTGGGCAGCATTCGGACCGTAGCTGTGGATGTGCGTGTCGTTTCCGCCAGCCACGTGGATTTGACGGCGGCGGTCGAGGCAGGCGACTTCCGCGAAGACCTCTATTACCGCCTCAACGTCGTCACCCTCAAGGTGCCGCCCCTGCGCGAGCGTCCCGAGGACATCCCTCTGCTGCTCGACCATTTCCTCAAGCAGGTGGCCGAGGCCTATGGCAGCAAGGTCAAGGGCTTTTCCCCGGAAGCGCTGGAATACCTGGTACGTTACGAATGGCCCGGCAACGTGCGCCAGCTTCACAACCTGGTGGAGCAGTGCGTGGCTCTGACCAACACGCCGCTGATTCCCCTGAGCCTGGTACAGCGGGCGCTCAGCGGGGAGGCGGGCGAGACGACGCTGCCTCCCCTCAAGGAAGCCAAGCGCCGTTTCGAGCGCGAGTATCTGGTCCGTCTGCTACAGATCACCCGCGGCAACGTCACCCATGCGGCCCAGCTGGCCAAGCGCAACCGCACCGAGTTCTACCGCCTGCTCAACCGCCATCAGCTCGACCCGCGGGAATTCAAGTACTGA